A genomic segment from Chitinophagaceae bacterium encodes:
- a CDS encoding acyl-CoA dehydrogenase family protein yields MNFSQSELTSQVAASAREFANQHIKPYLMKWDESQEFPMQVFKEMGKMGFMGVLVPEEYSGAGLGYFEYSAVIQEVAKVCGSVGLSLAAHNSLCTGHILSFGNEVQKKKYLNKLATCEWLGAWGLTEPNTGSDAGNMKTTAIKQGDNWVLNGTKNFITHGISGDIAVVICRTGEPRAKDNSTAFIIERGIAGFSGGKKEDKLGMRASETAEMIFDNCIISDANRLGEVGAGFKQAMKVLDGGRISIAALALGIAKGAYEAAIKYSKERQQFDKPIAQYQAISFKLADMATKIECAELLINQACNLKMKSLPMTKEAAMAKYYASEISVEVSTDAVQIFGGYGYIKDFPVEKFYRDSKLCTIGEGTSEVQKMVISREIMH; encoded by the coding sequence ATGAATTTTTCTCAAAGCGAGCTTACATCACAGGTTGCTGCCAGTGCCCGTGAATTTGCAAATCAACATATTAAACCGTATTTAATGAAATGGGATGAATCCCAGGAATTTCCCATGCAGGTATTTAAAGAAATGGGTAAAATGGGATTTATGGGTGTATTGGTTCCTGAAGAATATAGCGGTGCTGGCCTGGGATATTTTGAATACAGTGCCGTAATACAGGAAGTTGCCAAGGTATGTGGAAGCGTGGGCCTTTCGCTGGCTGCACACAATTCTCTTTGTACCGGCCATATACTCAGCTTTGGCAATGAAGTGCAAAAGAAAAAATATTTAAACAAACTGGCTACCTGCGAATGGCTTGGTGCATGGGGCCTTACCGAACCCAATACCGGAAGCGATGCAGGAAATATGAAAACCACTGCAATAAAACAGGGAGATAATTGGGTACTAAATGGCACTAAAAATTTTATTACGCATGGTATAAGCGGCGATATAGCTGTTGTTATTTGTCGCACTGGTGAGCCCAGGGCTAAAGATAACAGTACCGCATTTATTATAGAAAGGGGAATTGCAGGCTTTAGTGGCGGAAAAAAAGAAGATAAGTTGGGAATGCGTGCCAGCGAAACTGCTGAAATGATATTTGACAACTGTATCATATCGGATGCAAACAGGCTGGGTGAAGTTGGCGCCGGTTTTAAACAAGCCATGAAAGTATTGGATGGCGGACGCATTTCTATTGCAGCGCTTGCCCTGGGTATTGCAAAAGGTGCTTATGAAGCAGCTATAAAATATTCAAAAGAGCGCCAGCAATTTGATAAACCAATTGCTCAGTACCAGGCCATTTCATTTAAGCTGGCCGATATGGCAACAAAAATAGAATGTGCAGAACTGCTCATTAACCAGGCATGTAACCTTAAAATGAAAAGCCTGCCCATGACAAAAGAAGCAGCAATGGCAAAATATTATGCCAGCGAAATTTCTGTAGAAGTAAGTACCGATGCGGTGCAAATTTTTGGCGGCTATGGCTATATAAAAGATTTTCCTGTAGAAAAATTTTACCGGGACAGTAAGCTTTGTACCATTGGCGAAGGCACAAGTGAAGTGCAAAAAATGGTAATAAGCAGGGAAATTATGCATTGA
- a CDS encoding metallophosphoesterase codes for MRKFLQFILKKPILWILDYLSKAPKQKSVFKALSNLYNSKGNRFKKRLAILNIDSSIDKFIVFSDQHKGNRSWADDFAACEKNYIAALNFYNRQQYTFINLGDSEELWKFNITEVLKHNENSFAAEAQFHPGRYFKAFGNHDILWKSPLDVNLFLNKKFPKPFVVHEGILLKVINTTNTISILLTHGHQGDKMSSGNAFSAWVVAHIWMPLQRYLRININAPSTDFTLRNKHNHLMYDWSSHRRNLILITGHTHKPVFASGKYYSHPGNTIELKDKGQDLKASYFNTGCCCFNDGDITGIEISGGYIRLIKWTNEETEPMRLVLEEKKLDELMHDLNT; via the coding sequence ATGCGCAAATTTTTACAATTTATCTTAAAAAAGCCTATTTTATGGATACTGGATTACCTGTCAAAAGCCCCAAAACAAAAATCGGTATTTAAAGCATTAAGCAATTTATATAACAGCAAGGGAAACAGATTCAAAAAGAGGCTGGCCATTTTAAATATTGACAGTAGCATAGATAAGTTCATCGTTTTTAGCGACCAGCATAAAGGAAACCGCAGCTGGGCCGACGATTTTGCGGCATGTGAAAAAAACTATATAGCCGCATTAAATTTTTATAATCGGCAGCAGTACACTTTTATTAACCTGGGCGACAGCGAAGAGCTTTGGAAATTTAATATTACCGAAGTTTTAAAACACAATGAAAATAGTTTTGCAGCAGAAGCGCAGTTTCATCCCGGCAGGTACTTTAAAGCTTTTGGCAACCATGATATTTTATGGAAAAGCCCATTGGATGTAAATTTATTTTTAAACAAAAAATTTCCCAAACCTTTTGTAGTTCATGAAGGTATACTGCTCAAAGTAATCAATACAACAAATACCATTTCCATCCTGTTAACGCATGGCCACCAGGGCGATAAAATGAGCAGCGGCAATGCCTTTAGCGCCTGGGTTGTGGCACATATCTGGATGCCGCTCCAAAGGTATTTACGCATCAATATAAATGCACCAAGCACCGATTTTACCCTTAGGAACAAGCACAACCATTTAATGTATGACTGGAGCAGCCACCGAAGAAATTTAATATTAATTACCGGCCATACTCATAAACCGGTATTTGCATCAGGGAAATATTACTCCCACCCTGGCAATACCATTGAGCTAAAAGACAAAGGCCAGGATTTAAAAGCATCGTATTTTAACACAGGTTGCTGTTGCTTTAATGATGGCGATATTACAGGCATAGAAATTTCTGGCGGTTATATACGGCTCATAAAATGGACCAATGAAGAAACCGAACCTATGAGATTGGTGCTTGAAGAAAAAAAACTGGATGAGCTCATGCATGATTTAAATACCTGA
- a CDS encoding histidine kinase translates to MFKYISKYWLCQILGWGTMMAISLFFVYTSGKIDSNYTISLLISCLLGIFITHMMRYFIHYYSVLKKPVSSQLYYFIILTLIFSILFGGISEAVDYIAGVNPERLQKYSTAKRIFLSSFNSLWLIGIWNLIYYLYHYIETNRKQELDTLRLEAMVKSLELKTIKSHINPHFIFNALNSIRALVDENPERARRAITELSNILRSSMRAEQMETVPLQQELDIVKDYLALEQMRFEERLKVNFDIDSDTLNQPVPPMMLQTLVENAIKHGINKQEHGGFITVRSVFVNNHHELLVINSGIYQSKIDKSETGFGIKSTQDRLNLLYQGKANFEIHDMKDNTVQSKIIIPITEIL, encoded by the coding sequence ATGTTTAAGTATATTTCTAAATACTGGTTATGTCAAATCCTTGGTTGGGGAACGATGATGGCAATAAGCCTTTTTTTTGTTTATACATCGGGTAAAATTGACAGTAATTATACCATCAGCCTGCTTATTAGCTGCTTACTGGGTATTTTTATAACACACATGATGCGGTATTTTATACATTACTATAGTGTATTAAAAAAGCCGGTAAGTTCCCAGCTTTATTATTTTATTATACTTACGCTTATATTTTCTATATTGTTTGGCGGCATATCTGAAGCAGTTGATTATATAGCCGGAGTGAACCCTGAAAGGCTCCAGAAATATTCTACAGCAAAACGCATTTTTTTAAGCAGCTTTAATTCACTTTGGTTAATAGGTATTTGGAACCTCATTTATTATCTATATCATTATATTGAAACAAACCGAAAACAGGAGCTGGATACTTTACGATTAGAAGCCATGGTAAAATCGCTGGAACTAAAAACCATAAAATCTCATATTAACCCTCATTTTATTTTTAATGCCCTTAACAGTATCCGTGCCTTAGTAGATGAAAACCCCGAAAGGGCAAGAAGGGCAATAACCGAACTGAGCAATATTTTAAGGAGCAGTATGCGTGCCGAACAAATGGAAACCGTACCCTTACAGCAGGAACTGGATATTGTAAAAGATTATCTTGCCCTGGAACAAATGCGCTTTGAAGAACGGTTAAAAGTAAATTTTGATATTGACTCCGATACGCTCAATCAACCCGTTCCGCCAATGATGCTGCAAACCCTTGTGGAAAATGCTATTAAACACGGTATCAATAAACAGGAGCATGGCGGATTTATAACTGTACGATCTGTATTTGTCAACAACCATCATGAATTACTGGTTATCAACTCTGGCATATACCAATCTAAAATTGACAAAAGCGAAACTGGTTTTGGAATAAAGAGCACACAAGACAGGCTGAATTTACTTTACCAGGGAAAGGCCAATTTTGAAATTCATGATATGAAAGATAATACTGTACAATCGAAAATCATTATTCCTATTACAGAAATTTTATAA
- a CDS encoding helix-hairpin-helix domain-containing protein, protein MFLSVKKYFEFTAKERSGILVLLGFVFLFSLIPFAYPLIAGNAVIDNNRFNRELKWLATEKNYNQPRQNNTTPKSEYKKESSTAATLFYFDPNTLNAEGWMKLGIKEKTALTIQKYISKGGKFRKPEDIEKIWGLNPLDVERLIPYVRISIAEKATNFKVAAYPNKYEKKELQKVDINLADTSIFIALPGIGPGFAKRIVNFRTRLGGFYAVEQVGETYGLPDSTFQIVRPYLIVKSGNIKKININTANLEELKTHPYIRYNLANVIVNFRNQHGNFATVEDIKKIMILSDEAYDKLQPYLAVN, encoded by the coding sequence ATGTTTTTAAGCGTAAAAAAATACTTTGAGTTTACAGCAAAAGAAAGATCGGGGATTTTAGTGCTGCTTGGCTTTGTATTTTTATTCTCATTAATTCCTTTTGCATATCCACTTATTGCCGGTAATGCCGTAATTGACAACAACCGCTTCAATAGGGAACTGAAATGGCTTGCCACTGAAAAAAATTATAATCAACCCCGCCAAAATAATACTACACCAAAAAGTGAGTATAAAAAAGAAAGCAGTACAGCAGCAACACTTTTTTACTTTGACCCAAATACACTAAATGCCGAAGGCTGGATGAAACTCGGTATTAAAGAAAAAACAGCATTAACCATTCAAAAATATATATCAAAAGGGGGCAAATTCAGGAAGCCCGAAGACATTGAAAAAATTTGGGGATTAAATCCCTTAGATGTGGAACGCCTTATACCTTATGTGCGTATTTCCATTGCAGAAAAGGCTACTAATTTTAAAGTTGCTGCATACCCCAATAAATATGAGAAAAAAGAGTTACAAAAAGTAGATATCAACCTTGCGGATACCAGCATATTTATAGCTTTGCCGGGCATTGGGCCGGGTTTTGCAAAGCGTATCGTAAACTTCAGAACCAGGCTCGGCGGCTTTTATGCAGTAGAACAAGTAGGCGAAACTTATGGACTACCCGATAGCACATTTCAAATAGTAAGGCCCTACCTTATCGTAAAATCCGGAAATATTAAAAAAATTAATATCAACACTGCAAATTTGGAAGAACTAAAAACCCATCCCTATATACGTTATAACCTGGCCAATGTAATTGTAAATTTTCGTAACCAACATGGCAACTTTGCTACAGTGGAAGACATCAAAAAAATTATGATCCTCTCTGATGAAGCATATGATAAGTTGCAGCCCTATTTAGCGGTAAATTAA
- a CDS encoding response regulator, with protein MFKAVIIDDERLARNELKKLLADFSEVEIIGEAANAKEGIEKIDELNPDLVFLDIQMPGKTGFDMLMEVDRAPHVIFTTAYDEFALKAFEVNALDYLMKPVEPKRLADALQKLKQAEEKELAAINASGRGILSESDQVFVKDGERCWFVKLSDVRFFESVGNYAKVYFGTNKPLILKSLNALEDRLDDKIFFRANRKHIINLRMIDKVEPFFNGGLLLDLKGGDKIEVSRRQAVKFKEMMSL; from the coding sequence ATGTTTAAAGCGGTAATTATTGATGATGAACGATTAGCCAGGAACGAATTAAAAAAATTATTGGCCGATTTTTCCGAAGTAGAAATCATTGGAGAAGCTGCCAATGCCAAAGAAGGTATTGAAAAAATTGATGAACTCAACCCAGATTTGGTTTTCCTGGACATTCAAATGCCGGGCAAAACCGGGTTTGATATGCTTATGGAAGTAGACAGGGCGCCACATGTAATATTTACCACAGCATACGATGAGTTTGCATTAAAAGCATTTGAAGTAAATGCCCTGGATTACCTTATGAAACCGGTGGAACCCAAAAGGCTTGCCGATGCATTGCAAAAACTCAAACAAGCAGAAGAAAAAGAGCTGGCTGCTATAAATGCTTCCGGCCGTGGTATTTTGAGCGAAAGCGACCAGGTTTTTGTAAAAGACGGTGAACGGTGCTGGTTTGTAAAATTATCTGATGTACGTTTTTTTGAAAGTGTTGGCAATTATGCAAAAGTATATTTTGGCACCAATAAACCTTTAATCTTAAAATCTCTAAATGCACTGGAAGACCGGCTCGATGACAAGATATTTTTTAGAGCAAACAGGAAACACATTATTAACCTCCGCATGATTGATAAGGTAGAACCCTTCTTTAATGGCGGGCTATTGCTCGATTTAAAAGGAGGCGATAAAATTGAAGTAAGCCGCAGGCAAGCTGTAAAATTTAAAGAAATGATGAGCCTTTAG
- a CDS encoding N-acetylmuramoyl-L-alanine amidase produces the protein MFKTHLHKYLFGCFFVAILASCATSNPYSKTNKISEERNKDLVRQISGHAADTVKADSIKKPVSLAFTTNFNLRKPNYVIIHHTAQNSCEKTVQTFTADSTEVSAHYVICKDGTLHHMLNDYLRAWHAGASKWGNNTDMNSVSIGIELDNSGVDTFTIAQLNVLEALLIKLKMEYNIPAANFIGHADVAPTRKTDPNVYFPWKYFAERGFGLWYDDTANIKLPQGFNPVLALKIIGYDVKNTDAAIEAFRRHFLAKETKGTLSNGEKKVLYALMQKCLQ, from the coding sequence ATGTTTAAAACACATTTGCATAAATATTTGTTTGGTTGTTTTTTTGTAGCAATACTTGCTTCGTGCGCCACAAGCAACCCATATTCCAAAACCAATAAAATTTCTGAAGAGCGCAACAAAGATTTGGTGCGCCAAATCTCCGGCCATGCTGCAGATACCGTAAAGGCCGATTCAATAAAAAAACCTGTAAGCCTGGCTTTTACCACCAATTTTAATTTACGTAAACCCAACTATGTAATTATTCACCATACGGCACAAAACAGTTGCGAAAAAACGGTGCAAACTTTTACCGCCGACAGTACAGAAGTAAGTGCACACTACGTAATTTGTAAAGACGGTACGCTCCACCACATGCTCAATGATTATTTAAGGGCCTGGCATGCCGGCGCATCAAAATGGGGAAACAATACCGATATGAACTCTGTTTCCATAGGTATTGAATTAGACAATTCCGGCGTAGATACATTTACTATTGCTCAGCTAAATGTATTGGAAGCGTTGTTGATCAAATTAAAAATGGAGTATAATATTCCAGCTGCAAATTTTATTGGTCATGCCGATGTTGCGCCTACCCGTAAAACTGATCCAAACGTATATTTTCCCTGGAAATATTTTGCCGAAAGAGGTTTTGGACTTTGGTATGATGATACAGCAAATATAAAACTACCACAGGGTTTCAATCCTGTTTTGGCATTAAAGATTATTGGCTACGATGTAAAAAATACAGATGCTGCCATTGAAGCTTTTCGCAGGCATTTTTTAGCAAAAGAAACAAAAGGCACATTATCAAACGGTGAAAAAAAAGTTTTGTATGCACTTATGCAAAAGTGTTTGCAATAA
- a CDS encoding geranylgeranylglyceryl/heptaprenylglyceryl phosphate synthase, protein MQSIYTSLTEKKHNGKKQFAVLIDPDKVNAGSVSRLVKIAVEAGVDYFFVGGSLVISNFMDTCVQMIKKECKVPVVLFPGSPGQVSKYADALLYLSLISGRNPELLIGQHVVSAPAVRQSGLEVIPTGYMVIDGGAPTTVSYISNAAPLPSDKNDIAICTAMAGEMLGMKLIYMDAGSGAKRPIAESMIADVAENINVPLIIGGGIKDPEKAYLNCKSGADLIVVGNAFEKDTSLIKEIASAIHSIPVKV, encoded by the coding sequence ATGCAAAGCATTTATACATCATTAACAGAAAAAAAGCATAACGGTAAAAAACAATTTGCCGTTCTCATAGATCCCGACAAGGTAAATGCCGGCAGCGTAAGCCGCCTGGTAAAAATTGCCGTGGAAGCAGGAGTGGATTATTTTTTTGTTGGCGGAAGCCTGGTTATTTCTAATTTTATGGATACTTGTGTACAAATGATTAAAAAGGAGTGTAAGGTACCGGTTGTTTTATTTCCGGGAAGCCCAGGCCAGGTAAGTAAATATGCCGATGCATTATTGTATTTATCGCTTATAAGTGGACGCAACCCTGAACTACTTATTGGCCAGCATGTAGTGAGTGCACCTGCAGTGAGGCAAAGCGGCCTCGAGGTTATACCTACCGGTTATATGGTTATAGATGGCGGTGCTCCCACAACGGTTTCGTATATCAGCAATGCTGCACCCTTGCCTTCTGATAAAAATGATATTGCAATTTGTACTGCAATGGCCGGTGAAATGCTGGGCATGAAGTTGATTTATATGGATGCCGGCAGTGGCGCCAAAAGGCCTATTGCTGAAAGTATGATTGCAGATGTTGCTGAAAATATTAATGTTCCTCTCATTATTGGCGGCGGAATTAAAGACCCGGAAAAAGCCTACCTCAATTGCAAATCCGGAGCCGACCTAATTGTAGTGGGCAATGCCTTTGAAAAAGACACTTCTTTAATTAAAGAAATTGCTTCGGCAATTCATAGCATTCCGGTAAAAGTATAA
- a CDS encoding GlsB/YeaQ/YmgE family stress response membrane protein produces the protein MGIISWVVFGLIAGAIAKLLHKGEDPGGWIVTILIGIAGAFVGGFLTKTLFGWDSQGWSFKSLISAVGGAFILLVLYRLITKKRS, from the coding sequence ATGGGAATTATTTCATGGGTTGTATTTGGTTTAATAGCCGGAGCAATTGCCAAGCTTTTACACAAGGGCGAAGATCCCGGTGGTTGGATAGTTACTATTTTAATTGGTATTGCCGGCGCTTTTGTGGGTGGCTTTTTAACCAAAACCCTCTTTGGATGGGATAGCCAGGGTTGGTCTTTTAAAAGCCTTATTAGTGCTGTGGGCGGTGCTTTTATTTTACTGGTATTATACAGGCTTATTACTAAAAAACGCTCCTGA
- the arfB gene encoding aminoacyl-tRNA hydrolase — protein sequence MRSIKAEIIFKTARSGGKGGQNVNKVETMVTGFWHLKNSMLFSNDEKNRLTEKLNSHINAEGFLFVKSQSDRTQAGNKTLVVKKINELVQKALIVPKKRKATKPTKEAKEKRMETKRKNALQKLHRQKVSAHE from the coding sequence ATGCGTTCCATAAAAGCTGAAATAATTTTTAAAACTGCCCGAAGTGGCGGCAAAGGTGGCCAAAATGTAAATAAAGTAGAAACCATGGTTACCGGGTTTTGGCATTTAAAAAATTCCATGTTGTTTTCTAATGATGAAAAAAACAGGCTTACAGAAAAACTTAATTCCCATATTAATGCCGAAGGTTTTCTTTTTGTAAAAAGCCAGAGTGACCGAACACAGGCCGGCAATAAAACTTTAGTTGTTAAAAAAATAAATGAGCTCGTTCAAAAGGCATTGATTGTACCCAAAAAAAGAAAAGCCACAAAACCCACAAAGGAAGCAAAAGAAAAGCGCATGGAAACCAAAAGAAAAAATGCGTTACAAAAACTGCATCGGCAAAAAGTTTCAGCCCATGAATAA
- a CDS encoding polysaccharide biosynthesis protein: MSGIKKLAGQTLWYGVPTIASRFLGYIMNMALPFFIDMPGKTADLVQTYTIIPFLNVLYAYGMETAYFRFSQTLDKQKLYGTLSISLFTSTILFSILLLLFRDSLTSAADLQRHPEYVVWMIVIISIDNLNTLPFAKLRQEERPRWYALARVAGIVVNLSMVIFFLGIAPKIIEANPDSFINYFYNKDIGLGYYLLGNICGSLFTLLLLSKELLQIKLVFDKAIWKEVMKYSYPLVIVGLGGMVNDVLSRLIYRHVVDLPIDQADHELGVFANIFRLALLITIMIQAFRMAAEPFFFKHSESKNAQQTYARVMKFFVIACCFMFLLIGLFLDVFKWIFVHFANPRWAEGLQVVPLLALGNIFLGIYYNLSIWYKLTNKNIYGAYITIAGAIITILLNVTLIPHLHYAGAAIATFCCYFLMMVISYKLGQKFYPVPYSVKKLSLYIFTAVALYLIHWMVTLWVPGSLLFSIIAGILLLAVFTRLIGFTEAKDLVKLPVVGRFYKQKA; the protein is encoded by the coding sequence TTGAGCGGAATTAAGAAACTGGCAGGGCAAACTTTATGGTACGGCGTACCCACAATTGCCAGCAGGTTTTTGGGGTATATTATGAATATGGCATTACCTTTTTTTATAGATATGCCGGGCAAAACCGCCGATTTGGTTCAAACCTACACCATCATTCCTTTTTTAAATGTGCTGTATGCTTATGGAATGGAAACAGCTTATTTTCGTTTTTCTCAAACACTCGATAAACAAAAGCTATACGGCACACTTTCCATTTCTCTTTTTACAAGCACCATACTTTTTAGTATTCTTTTATTGCTTTTTAGGGATAGCCTCACTTCGGCAGCCGATTTACAAAGGCACCCAGAATATGTTGTATGGATGATTGTCATTATTTCAATTGACAATTTAAATACGCTTCCTTTTGCAAAACTTAGGCAGGAAGAAAGGCCCAGATGGTATGCCTTAGCAAGGGTAGCCGGAATTGTGGTTAATTTATCTATGGTAATTTTTTTTCTGGGTATAGCGCCTAAAATTATTGAAGCTAATCCTGATAGTTTTATAAACTATTTTTACAATAAAGATATTGGGCTGGGTTATTATTTACTGGGCAATATTTGCGGCAGCCTTTTTACACTTTTGCTCTTATCAAAAGAACTGCTTCAAATAAAATTGGTATTTGACAAAGCCATTTGGAAAGAAGTAATGAAGTACAGCTACCCATTGGTAATTGTGGGCCTGGGCGGTATGGTGAATGATGTGCTGAGCCGCCTTATTTACCGGCATGTAGTGGATTTACCCATAGATCAGGCCGATCATGAACTGGGTGTTTTTGCCAATATTTTCAGGCTGGCATTGCTTATTACCATAATGATACAGGCTTTTAGAATGGCTGCCGAGCCTTTTTTCTTTAAACATAGCGAAAGCAAAAATGCACAGCAGACTTATGCAAGGGTGATGAAGTTTTTTGTAATTGCCTGTTGCTTTATGTTTTTGTTAATTGGCTTGTTCCTGGATGTTTTTAAATGGATTTTTGTGCATTTTGCCAATCCACGATGGGCAGAAGGCTTGCAGGTAGTGCCCTTGCTGGCTTTGGGAAATATTTTTTTGGGTATTTATTACAACCTAAGTATTTGGTATAAGCTTACAAACAAAAATATTTATGGCGCTTATATCACTATTGCGGGTGCCATAATTACCATTTTATTAAATGTAACCCTTATACCGCATTTGCATTACGCAGGTGCTGCTATTGCAACTTTTTGTTGTTATTTTTTAATGATGGTAATAAGTTATAAACTTGGCCAAAAATTCTACCCTGTCCCTTACTCTGTAAAAAAACTATCGTTATACATATTTACAGCCGTTGCGCTTTATTTAATTCATTGGATGGTTACTCTTTGGGTTCCCGGTTCATTGCTGTTTTCAATAATTGCTGGTATATTATTATTGGCAGTATTTACAAGGCTTATTGGTTTTACCGAGGCCAAAGACCTGGTAAAACTACCCGTTGTTGGCAGGTTTTACAAACAAAAAGCATAA
- a CDS encoding cytochrome-c peroxidase, whose protein sequence is MHKPTPVAFETPKGWPKPPTEIFARNTLTQEGFLLGKKLFYDGLLSKDSITSCASCHQYFAAFSTFEHNFSHGINNRFTNRNAPGLFNLAWKTSYHWDGGVNHLEVQSLGPITDSNEMGETLENVLLKLRTNLPYPQLFKSAFGDTAISSQRLLKALAQFTGSLISANSKYDRVKNGKEKFNVYEQNGYEIFKTNCSICHSEPLFTNDKFSNNGSGLNKQGDVGRKRITGLSSDSLQFKVPSLRNIQLTPPYMHDGSIGYITKVINHYTTIDSSLPQLDPVLKTPIRLSDRNKAELLAFLFTLTDTSFTKNKKYAPEENIIFRH, encoded by the coding sequence ATGCATAAGCCAACTCCCGTTGCATTTGAAACCCCGAAAGGCTGGCCCAAACCACCTACCGAAATTTTTGCAAGAAACACACTTACCCAGGAAGGCTTTTTGCTGGGGAAAAAACTTTTTTATGATGGCCTGCTTAGTAAAGATAGTATTACCAGTTGTGCAAGCTGCCACCAGTATTTTGCAGCCTTCAGCACATTTGAACACAACTTTAGCCATGGTATCAATAACCGGTTTACCAACAGGAATGCCCCCGGACTTTTTAACCTTGCTTGGAAAACATCTTATCATTGGGATGGTGGCGTAAACCATTTAGAAGTGCAGTCGCTTGGCCCAATTACCGATAGTAATGAAATGGGTGAAACGCTGGAAAATGTATTGCTAAAATTGAGGACCAATCTACCTTATCCCCAATTATTTAAATCAGCATTTGGCGATACGGCCATTAGCTCACAAAGGTTACTTAAAGCCTTAGCTCAATTTACAGGCAGCCTTATAAGTGCAAACAGTAAATATGACCGGGTTAAAAATGGCAAAGAAAAATTTAATGTTTATGAACAAAATGGCTACGAAATTTTTAAAACCAATTGTTCCATCTGCCACAGCGAACCACTTTTTACAAACGATAAATTCAGCAATAACGGATCGGGTTTAAACAAACAGGGTGATGTGGGCAGAAAAAGAATTACCGGGCTAAGCAGCGATTCCCTGCAATTTAAAGTGCCAAGCTTGCGTAATATACAACTTACGCCGCCTTACATGCACGATGGAAGTATTGGCTATATTACCAAAGTAATTAACCATTATACCACAATTGACAGCAGCCTGCCGCAACTGGACCCTGTACTAAAAACACCCATCAGGCTTAGTGATAGAAACAAAGCAGAGTTGCTGGCGTTTTTATTTACCCTTACTGATACTTCATTTACCAAAAACAAAAAATATGCACCTGAAGAAAATATTATTTTCAGGCATTAA